The Aureimonas mangrovi genome contains the following window.
CTCGGTGTCGAAGACGATTTCACGCATGGAGCACTCCCGGTCTTCGCCCGGTGTGCCGCAGCGAGCCGCCGCGCGCAAGAACGCGGCGCGCTTATCAAACGGCTTAAACCGATGTTCCTGCTTTGTTTTCGATCACGGGACCGTGAGGATCGCCTGATGCACCGCTTCGATCTGGAGGCGCGTCTCTTCGACAGGCCCGGAGGTGTCGATCACATAGTCGGCGCGCGCGCGCTTCTCGGCGTCGGGCATCTGCTTCTCCAGGATCGCCTCGAACTTCTGCGCGCTCATGCCGGGGCGCGACAGGACGCGCTCGCGCTGGATGTCGGCCGGCGCCGAGACGACCACGATCTTGTCGAGCGCCTTCTCGCGCCCGGTCTCGAAGAGAAGCGGGATGTCGAGGAGGATGGCGGGCGTTCCCTTCGCGCGCTCTGCCGCGATGAAGGCGGCTTCCTCCTCGCGCACCATCGGGTGTACCAGCGCCTCGAGCGCCGCGAGCGCTTCGCCGTCGCCGAGAACGCGGGTACCGAGCGCGGCGCGGTCGACGACACCGTCCCGGACCGTGCCGGGAAACAGGGACTCCACCTTCGGCGCCGCGCGTCCGGCATAGAGCGCATGCACCGCGTCGTCGGCCGAATGGACGGGCATGCCGAGCGCGGCGAAGGCTTTGGCCGCCGTGGTCTTTCCCATGCCGATGGAGCCTGTGAGGCCGACGAGGATCATCCGGGCCCTCAATCGTTGACGACGGTGACGATGCGCCAGTCGTCCCCTTCGGTGAGGACGAGCGTGTAGTGGCACCGGAAGGACAGCGCCTCCTCCCCGTCCTCGCGCTCCTGTCGCCAGTCGAGGACGGCAAAGGCGCAGGTGCCTTCCACCACGATGTCGACGATATCGAAATCCGAGCGCACGATTTCCTCGCGCTCCAGAACGGAGAGAAGCGCCTCGACATTCTCCATCAGCTCGTCGCGGTCGGCGAAGACGTTGCCGCGGCCGAACTGCCAGATCGTCGCCGGATAGAGGAAGCAATCGGCGATCGCCTCGCCATCGAAATCGTCGAAGCCGTCGCGATAACCGATGAAGACGTCCTCGACCCCCGCCTCCTGCGTGTCCACGCCGTCCAGATCGCCTTCGGCGTCCATCACCCTGTCGTCCATCTCCGCCTCCTCAGGCGCCTGCGTCCTTCGTCACCAGCGCGCGCAACGCCTCGCTGACCTCGGGGCGGACCCCGAACCAGCGCTCGAAACCCGGCACGGCCTGGTGCAGCAGCATGCCGAGCCCGCCGGCCGTGCGCAAACCCCGCGCGGCGGCCGCCGCCAGAAGCGGCGTCACCGCCGGCACGTAGACGATGTCGGTGACGAGCGCATGGCCGGGCAGGGCGTCGAGCTCAGGCAGCGCGCCGTCGCCGTCCAGACCCGCACCGGTCTTCGGCGAGGGCCGCGTGTTGACGAGGAGATCGCAGGCGCGAAGACACTCGGCCTCGCGATCGAGGCCATGCGCTTCGACGGCCGGGCCGAAGGCGCTCGCCAGCGCTTCGGCCCGCGCCGCATTGCGGTTCACGACGCGCACGCGCCCGATCCCGGCTGCGATCAGCGCGTGGACGACGGCGCGCGCGGCGCCCCCCGCCCCCAGCACCACCGCCTCGCCGGCATCGCGCCAGCCGGGCAGGAGTTCGTCGAGATTGGCCGAAAAGCCGTAGGAATCGGTGTTGCCGCCGATCAGAACCCCGTCCTCGAACCAGAGCGTGTTCACCGCGCCGATCGCTTGCGCCGCGCCGTCGCGGCGCGCGACCGCGGCGACCGCGGCCTCCTTGTGCGGAATGGTGACGTTGCCGCCGGCATAACCCGCCTGCCGCAGCCCGCCGAGGAAATCTGCGAAGTTCTGCGGCTCCACCGCCAGCGCCTCGTAGCGCCCTGCAATGCCGTATCGCTCGAGCCAGTGCCCGTGGATCAGCGGCGAGCGCGAATGGGCGATCGGCCACCCGGTGACGAAGGCGCGCGCACCGCTTTCAGACATCGAGGGCACCGAGTTCGCGCAATTTGCCCAGGAGCGGCAGGAGCGGCAGGCCGACGATGGTGAAGTGGTCGCCCTCGATGCGCTCCATCAACGTGATGCCTGGCCCCTCCACCTGATACGCCCCGACGCAGGACAGCGCCGCCTCTCCGGCTTTGGCCAGATAACGCCCGATCTCCGGCGGCGTCAGCTTTCGAAAAGTGATATCGGCGCTGTCGGCGAGACGCCACAGGACCTCGCCGTCCCGCGCGATGACGACGGCGCTCGTCAGGCGGTGCGTGCGACCGGACAGCGAGAGGAGCTGGCGGCGCGCCTCCTCCATGTCGGCCGGCTTGTGCAGCGCCGCGCCGCCGAGGTCCAGCGTCTGGTCCGCACCGATGACGAGGGCACCCGGAGAACGCTCGGACACGTCGACCGCCTTCGCTTCCGCCAGCACCTCCGCGATATCCGCCGGGCTCGCGCCGCTGCGCTCCAGCGGAGCCTCCAGTTCACGCTCGTCCAGCGTGGACGGGCTGACGGTGAAGGCAAGCCCGGCATTCCTCAAGAGCGCCGCGCGGTGTGTGCTGCCCGAAGCCAGCACGATCTTTTGGCTGCTCAAAACGGTCTCCTCCGGTGTCAACGCACCCCTTCCGGGGTCCTTAAGTTTTTATTCAAACTTCCCGGCCTAGTTTTAGGAGTGCCGATGGAACGATTCCATCGCTCGTGGATTCGATTTGAGCGCCGCGCGCAAGGGACGTCGTGCGAACGGCCCCATGATTCTGCGGTGCATGTGGGAATCGGTGGGCGACGGCCCCAAGCGAAATCGATCGATTTCGCGCCTGCGGATAAGCCGGTCTGTCATCCACAGGTCACATGCAGGCGCGGCTTGTGCCGGGCGCTTCTGTGGATCGTGGACGAATCGCCCGCCGGGTTCGCCCAGCCGAGACACTCTTCCACGACTGTCCCCGCAGCCTCTCCCGGCAGATCGCCTTGAATCTGCTAGCAACTGGCCTGTTTTCCGCAGCGCGTGTCCGCACGGCGCAGCGCCGGCCCGACGGCCCCTGCGTCAGAGGGGACAGCCTCGCTCGCGGCTGTGAATTCCCGTGATCCACCGAGTCATAGAATCAGAAATCTCTCTCTTTAAGAATTTCTTTTCTATGGGAGCCTGTGCGAGACACGCTGGCGTCCGGCATCCCTCAGCCGGGAAACGAGCAGGACCTTCATGACCAGCCGCAAGCTTCTTCGCGTCCTCGAGGGCGAGAGCCTTCTCCCGCCTCCGGTCTGGCTGATGCGCCAGGCGGGGCGCTACCTTCCCGAATACCGGGCGACGCGTGAGAAGGCCGGCGGCTTCCTTGAACTGTGCTACAATCCCGATCTCGCGAGCGAGGTGACGCTCCAGCCGATCCGCCGCTTCGGCTTCGATGCCGCGATCCTCTTCTCCGACATTCTCGTCATCCCCGATGCGCTCTCGCGCAACGTGCGCTTCGTGCAAGGGGAGGGGCCGCGCATGGACCCGATCGCCGCGCACGAGATCGCCGCGCTCGATCCCTCGCGGGCTGAGGCGCATCTCGCCCCGGTCATCGAGACCGTCGGCCGCCTGCGCGCCGAACTTCCGGACGAGACGGCGCTGATCGGCTTCTGCGGCGCGCCCTGGACGGTCGCGACCTACATGATCGCGGGGCGCGGGACACCGGACCAGGCGCCCGCGAGGCTCTTCGCCTATCGCGAGCCCGAGGCGATGGAAAAGCTCCTCTCCCTCCTGGCCGAGATGAGCGCGGACTATCTGATCCGCCAGTTGAAGGCTGGCGCGGACTGCGTGCAGATCTTCGATTCCTGGGCGGGCGTCCTCGACGAGATTTCCTTCCAGCGCTTCTCCGTCGCGCCGACGCGCGCGATCGTGGAGCGCGTGCGCGCCGCCGTGCCGGGTGCGAAGATCATCGGCTTTGCCAAGGGCGCCGGGCCGCTTCTTTCGGCCTATCGCGAGGGCACGGGCGTCACGGCGATCGGGCTCGACTGGTCGGTGCCCTTCAGCCACGCGGCCGAACTCCAGAGGCAGGGCCCCGTGCAGGGCAATCTCGATCCGCTCCGCCTCATCGCCGGCGGGCGGGCGCTGGAGGAAGGCGTCGATGCCATCCTGGAGGCGCTCGGCGGCGGCCCCCTGATCTTCAATCTCGGCCACGGCATCACGCCTGACGCACCGATCGCCCATGTCGAGGCGCTCTTGAAGCGCCTGCGCGGATAGCGCTGCGGGACTGGCGTCGGGCAAAACGCCCCGTTGGATTCCCGCCGGCGGCGCGTTACTCAGTCTCGAACCGTTCCAGGATATTCGCGAGACATCGATGACCGCCGCCCATGACACAGACCGTCCGGCCCCTGATCGTCCCGCGAGGGATCGCTCGGGCATGATCGCCGGCATTGGCGGGCTCGTCCTCGCCGTCGTCCTGTTCGGCTTCGTGCCGCTCTCGGCCTCGCTCTGGGTCACCGCGCTGCATGTCGTGGCGGTGATCTCCTGGATGGCGGGGATGCTCTATCTGCCGCGCCTGTTCGTCTACCACGCCGAGGCCGGCCCCGGTTCGCCGCTGTCCGCGACCTTCAAGGTCATGGAGCGGCGCCTGATGAACGGCATCATCAACCCCGCCATGATCGTCACCTGGATCGCCGGTCTCTGGCTCGCCTGGAACGTCTTCGCCTTTCAGGGGGGCTGGCTGCACGCCAAGATCGCGCTCGTCGTCGTGCTCTCGGGCATCCACGGCTATCTCTCGGCCTCGCGCAAGCGCTTCGCGCGCGACCGCAACGTCAAGTCGGCTAGACACTGGCGCATCCTGAACGAGGTGCCGGCGGTCTTGATGGTCGCGATCGTCATTCTCGTCATCGTCAAGCCGTTCTGAGGCTTTCGCCTCGCACCACAGCGGCTCTGGCTGCTGCTCGGCCAGGCCTCCGAAGCCGGGAAGCCGAAGATCGTTGGTGCCGAACGATCTCGATGGCTCCGTGGACTTCTTCGACGAGGCGTAGGATGGAGGGGGGGCCCGGCGTCGACCGGGCCCTCTCCTTTTGTGAGCCTCCGCGATGATCTCCTGGCCCGCGCTCGCGCCGATCCTGCTTCTCCTCGCCTCCAACGTTTTCATGACCTTCGCCTGGTACGGGCACCTGAGGTTCGAGAACAAGCCGCTGATGCTCGTCATCGCTGCGAGCTGGGGCATCGCCTTCTTCGAATACTGCCTGGCCGTGCCCGCCAACCGCATCGGCCATCAGGTCTATTCGGCGGCCGAACTGAAGACGATCCAGGAGGTGATCACCCTCCTCGTCTTCGCGATCTTTTCGGTGTGGTTTCTCGGCGAGCGCTTGACGTTGAACCATTTCGTCGGCTTTGGCTTGATTTTTGCCGGTGCCGTCTTCGTTTTTCGCGGACCGCTCTGAGCGGGAAGGGAGAGACATGGCGGACAGCAGACCCGAACGCTTCTCGATCATCGTGATGGGGCCGTCCGGCGTCGGCAAGACGACGACGGCCGAAGGCATCGCGAACCACCTCGGGCTCGCCTTCGCCGAGGCGGACGAATTCCATCCGCCGGCAAATATCGAGAAGATGTCGAACGGCATTCCCCTCGACGACGACGACCGCGCGCCCTGGCTCGAGACGCTCCGGGACTGGATCAGCGAGAAGGCGCGCGGCGGCGAGGATACGGTGCTGACGTGCTCGGCGCTCAAGCGCCGCTATCGCGACGTTCTGCGCGAGGCGGACGCGCGCGTGCGCTTCCTGGAGCTCGTGATCGATCAGGAAACGGTGGCGGGCCGGCTTGCCAAGCGCAAGGGCCACTACATGCCCGCCTCGCTTCTCGCCTCGCAGTTCTCCGCGCTGGAGGAACTCGGCGCGGACGAGGACGGCGTGAAGGTGACGGTCGATGCCGCGCCCGAAATCGTCATCGAGCGCGCCATCGAGGCCATGGGCCTTGCCGGCAAGGACTGACACTCTCGCCTTCGGGTGCAACATTCCGGCCCGCTAGAGGCCTTTCGGAGGGATATGCCGTGAACGGCTTCGAACAGACCATGGGCGCGGGGCCCCTTCTGGGGATCGCCGCGGGGGCGATCGCCCTGATCCTCGTCCTCATCATCTATTTCCGCATCCACGCCTTCATCACGCTGATCCTCGTCAGCCTCCTGACGGCGCTCGCGGCTGGCATTCCGGGCAGCCAGATCATCTCGACGCTGACGACGGCCTTCGGATCGACGCTCGGCGGCGTGGCCCTGCTCGTGGCGCTGGGCGCCATGCTCGGCCGGCTTCTCGAGGTTTCGGGCGGCGCGCAGGCGCTGGCCGACGGGCTGATCGCGCGCTTCGGAGACAAGCGCGCTCCCCTCGCGCTCGGCATAGCCTCGCTGATCTTCGGCTTCCCGATCTTCTTCGACGCGGGCCTCGTCGTGATGCTGCCGATCGTCTTCACCGTCGCGCGGCGCCTCGGTGGGGGTCTCCTGCGCTACGGTATTCCCGTCGCGACGGCCTTCTCGGTCATGCACGTCTTCGTGCCGCCGCATCCCGGCCCCGTCGCCGCCTCCGAGCTTCTGGGCGCCGATGCCGGCCTCCTGATCCTCGTGGGCCTCCTCGTCGCTATCCCGACCTGGATCGTTGCCGGTCAGCTCTTCGGCCTGTGGATCGGCAAGCGCATCGTCCTGCCCGTGCCCGACATCCTGTCCGGCGGCCCGCAGGTCGAGGATCGCACCGATCCGCCAAGCCCGGCGACGGTGGTCGGCCTGCTGCTGCTGCCCTTGGCCCTCATCTTCCTCAACACTGGCCTCGACTTCGCCCGCGCGCAGGGCTGGGTGAACGCCGACGCCGAATGGTTCGGCATCGCACGCGCCGTCGGCTCGACGCCGGTCGCGCTGCTCGTCGCGGTGCTGGTAGCGTCCTACGTCATCGGCGTGCGGCGCGGGCGCAGCGCCAACGAGGTCGAGTCGAGCCTTGATTCGGCGCTCGGCCCGGTCTGTTCCATCATCCTCATCACCGGCGCGGGGGGCATGTTCGGCGGTGTCCTGCGCGCTTCCGGCATCGGTGACGCGCTGGCCTCCGCGCTGGATGGCGTCGGCCTGCCGGTCTTCGTCGCGGGCTTCGTCATCGCCACTGCGCTGCGTGTTGCACAGGGCTCGGCAACCGTTGCTCTCATCACGGCGGCCGGCCTCGTCCAGCCGGCGATCGCGGCCTCCGGCTACGAGGGCGTGCAACTCGCCGCGATCGTCCTGTCTCTCGCGGCGGGATCCGTGATGCTCTCCCATGTGAACGATTCGGGCTTCTGGCTTGTCGGCCGCTTCTTCCAGATGGACGTGAAGACGACCTTCAAGACCTGGACGGTGATGCAGACCCTCGTCGGGCTCATGGGCTTTGCCCTCTCCGGCCTGATCTTCTTTCTCGCCTGAGACGAGCTCGCCGGCACCGCTCCGGCTGATTCACGTGAAACGACGCCGGCTTGCGCATGCGCATGGCCGGCGTTATATCATGGGCTCCCGCCTTTCGAACGCGTCGGGCCGGCATCCATGCCCCCGATCTTCGCGTTCACTTTGCATCGCCGACAGTCGCTTACGCTTTCAGGCCTGCAATCCATTCCCCGCGATCACTTGTCCCCCGATCCGACGGATCGCCGGGACGGAGCCTAGACGAACATGCCTGAGATCAAACTCCAGGACCTCAAGAACAAGACCGCCGCCGAGCTGGTGGCCTTCGCCGAGGAGAACGAGGTCGAGAACGCCTCGGTCCTTCGCAAGCAGGAACTTCTTTTCGCCATTCTCAAGCGCCTTGCGGCGCAGGAGATCGAGATCATCGGCGAAGGCGTCGTCGAGATCCTGCAGGACGGCTTCGGCTTCCTGCGCTCGCCGGAAGCCAACTATCTGCCCGGCCCCGACGACATCTACATCTCGCCCTCGCAGCTTCGCCGCTTCCAGCTCAAGACCGGCGACACCGTGGAAGGCCCGATCCGTGGGCCGAAGGACGGCGAGCGCTATTTCGCGCTTCTCAAGGTCAACACGATCAATTTCGACGACCCCGAGAAGATCCGCCACAAGAGCCATTTCGACAATCTGACTCCGCTCTACCCGAACGAACGCTTCAAGATGGAGCATCCGGATCCGACGAAGAAGGATCTGTCGGCCCGCGTCATCGATCTCGTCGCGCCGCTCGGCAAGGGCCAGCGCGCACTGATCGTCGCCCCGCCGCGTACCGGCAAGACGGTGCTCCTGCAGAACATCGCCCACTCGATCACCGCCAACCATCCGGAATGCTACCTCATCGTGCTCCTCATCGACGAGCGCCCCGAGGAAGTGACGGACATGCAGCGCTCGGTGAAGGGTGAGGTCGTCTCCTCCACCTTCGACGAGCCGGCGAGCCGGCACGTGCAGGTCGCCGAGATGGTCATCGAGAAGGCCAAGCGCCTCGTCGAGCACGGCCGCGACGTCGTCATCCTGCTCGATTCGATCACCCGCCTCGGCCGCGCCTACAACACCACCGTGCCCTCTTCCGGCAAGGTGCTGACGGGCGGCGTCGACGCCAACGCCCTGCAGCGCCCGAAGCGCTTTTTCGGCGCCGCGCGCAACATCGAGGAAGGCGGCTCGCTGACGATCATCGCGACCGCGCTGATCGATACCGGTTCGCGCATGGACGAGGTGATCTTCGAGGAGTTCAAGGGCACCGGCAACTCCGAGATCGTGCTCGACCGCAAGGTCGCCGACAAGCGGACCTTCCCGGCGATGGACATCCTCAAGTCCGGCACGCGCAAGGAGGACCTCCTGGTGCCGCGCCAGGATCTGCAGAAGATCTTCGTCCTGCGTCGCATCCTCGCCCCGATGGGCACGACGGACGCGATCGAGTTCCTCAACGACAAGCTCAAGCAGACCAAGACGAATTCGGACTTCTTCGATTCGATGAACACCTGATCGCGTAGAGCGCCGTGCGTCCCATCGGGCGCACAAAGGTCGCTCGACCACTTTGCATCCATGCGCCGTGCGTCCTTTCGAACGCGCAACGCTTGGTCTATCGAAGGGCGCCCGCTTTCGAGCGGGCGTCCTTTTTCGTTCAAGGAGCCTGCGATGAGCGACCCGACCGACCTGCCGGACGCCGTGCGCCGTGTCGAGATGGCGGCGATGCAAAAGGGCCTGCCGATCCGCGTGGTGAAGACGGCGACGAGCGCCCGCACCGCACAGGAGGCGGCGGACGCCGTCGGCACCTCGCCCGCGCAGATCGTGAAGAGCCTCGTCTTTCGTGGCGCTTCCAGCGGCCGGGCGGTGATGATCCTCGTGTCGGGCGCCAATCGCGTCGACGAGGCCCGCGCCGCCGGCTGGCTGGGCGAGGCCGTAGAGCGCCCGGATGCGGCTTTCGTCCGCGAGGCGACGGGCTTTGCCATCGGCGGTGTCTCGCCGCTCGGCGCCTCGGGCGCGCTGCCTATCTATATGGACCGCACGCTTCTCGGCTTCCCAGCCGTCTGGGCCGCGGCGGGAACGCCGTTCCATGTGTTCGAGGCCGTGCCCGACAGCCTGCGATCCGTCCTGGACGCGACAATTGTCGATCTCTGAAGCCTTCAACTCCGGCGCTGGATTCGCCGGCGAAACGATCGTCGCCTTGTCCAGCGGCGCCCTTCCCTCGGGCGTCGCCGTCCTGCGGGCCAGCGGCCCCGGTGCGCGCGATCTCCTCGTGAACCTTGCCGGAGGCGTCCCGGAAGCGCGCCGCGCCAGCCTGCGCACGATCCGCGACAGCGACGGCCAGACCGTTGATCGCGGCCTCGTGCTGTTCTTTCCAGGGCCGAATTCGGTGACAGGCGAAGACCTCGCCGAATTCCATCTCCACGGCAGCCGCGCGACCGTTTCGGCCTTCATAACGGCGGCCTGTGCGGTGCCGGGCGTCCGCCTCGCCGAAGCCGGCGAGTTCACCCGGCGCGCCTTCGTCAACGGCCGCATCGACCTGACGGAGGCGGAAGGTCTCGCCGATCTTCTGGCCGCTGAAACGGACGGTCAACGCCGCCGTGCGCTGACGCAGACCG
Protein-coding sequences here:
- a CDS encoding YbaK/EbsC family protein, translating into MSDPTDLPDAVRRVEMAAMQKGLPIRVVKTATSARTAQEAADAVGTSPAQIVKSLVFRGASSGRAVMILVSGANRVDEARAAGWLGEAVERPDAAFVREATGFAIGGVSPLGASGALPIYMDRTLLGFPAVWAAAGTPFHVFEAVPDSLRSVLDATIVDL
- the rho gene encoding transcription termination factor Rho; amino-acid sequence: MPEIKLQDLKNKTAAELVAFAEENEVENASVLRKQELLFAILKRLAAQEIEIIGEGVVEILQDGFGFLRSPEANYLPGPDDIYISPSQLRRFQLKTGDTVEGPIRGPKDGERYFALLKVNTINFDDPEKIRHKSHFDNLTPLYPNERFKMEHPDPTKKDLSARVIDLVAPLGKGQRALIVAPPRTGKTVLLQNIAHSITANHPECYLIVLLIDERPEEVTDMQRSVKGEVVSSTFDEPASRHVQVAEMVIEKAKRLVEHGRDVVILLDSITRLGRAYNTTVPSSGKVLTGGVDANALQRPKRFFGAARNIEEGGSLTIIATALIDTGSRMDEVIFEEFKGTGNSEIVLDRKVADKRTFPAMDILKSGTRKEDLLVPRQDLQKIFVLRRILAPMGTTDAIEFLNDKLKQTKTNSDFFDSMNT
- a CDS encoding DUF4440 domain-containing protein — translated: MDDRVMDAEGDLDGVDTQEAGVEDVFIGYRDGFDDFDGEAIADCFLYPATIWQFGRGNVFADRDELMENVEALLSVLEREEIVRSDFDIVDIVVEGTCAFAVLDWRQEREDGEEALSFRCHYTLVLTEGDDWRIVTVVND
- a CDS encoding DMT family protein, yielding MISWPALAPILLLLASNVFMTFAWYGHLRFENKPLMLVIAASWGIAFFEYCLAVPANRIGHQVYSAAELKTIQEVITLLVFAIFSVWFLGERLTLNHFVGFGLIFAGAVFVFRGPL
- a CDS encoding GntP family permease is translated as MNGFEQTMGAGPLLGIAAGAIALILVLIIYFRIHAFITLILVSLLTALAAGIPGSQIISTLTTAFGSTLGGVALLVALGAMLGRLLEVSGGAQALADGLIARFGDKRAPLALGIASLIFGFPIFFDAGLVVMLPIVFTVARRLGGGLLRYGIPVATAFSVMHVFVPPHPGPVAASELLGADAGLLILVGLLVAIPTWIVAGQLFGLWIGKRIVLPVPDILSGGPQVEDRTDPPSPATVVGLLLLPLALIFLNTGLDFARAQGWVNADAEWFGIARAVGSTPVALLVAVLVASYVIGVRRGRSANEVESSLDSALGPVCSIILITGAGGMFGGVLRASGIGDALASALDGVGLPVFVAGFVIATALRVAQGSATVALITAAGLVQPAIAASGYEGVQLAAIVLSLAAGSVMLSHVNDSGFWLVGRFFQMDVKTTFKTWTVMQTLVGLMGFALSGLIFFLA
- a CDS encoding Maf-like protein — encoded protein: MSSQKIVLASGSTHRAALLRNAGLAFTVSPSTLDERELEAPLERSGASPADIAEVLAEAKAVDVSERSPGALVIGADQTLDLGGAALHKPADMEEARRQLLSLSGRTHRLTSAVVIARDGEVLWRLADSADITFRKLTPPEIGRYLAKAGEAALSCVGAYQVEGPGITLMERIEGDHFTIVGLPLLPLLGKLRELGALDV
- a CDS encoding gluconokinase; amino-acid sequence: MADSRPERFSIIVMGPSGVGKTTTAEGIANHLGLAFAEADEFHPPANIEKMSNGIPLDDDDRAPWLETLRDWISEKARGGEDTVLTCSALKRRYRDVLREADARVRFLELVIDQETVAGRLAKRKGHYMPASLLASQFSALEELGADEDGVKVTVDAAPEIVIERAIEAMGLAGKD
- the hemE gene encoding uroporphyrinogen decarboxylase; its protein translation is MTSRKLLRVLEGESLLPPPVWLMRQAGRYLPEYRATREKAGGFLELCYNPDLASEVTLQPIRRFGFDAAILFSDILVIPDALSRNVRFVQGEGPRMDPIAAHEIAALDPSRAEAHLAPVIETVGRLRAELPDETALIGFCGAPWTVATYMIAGRGTPDQAPARLFAYREPEAMEKLLSLLAEMSADYLIRQLKAGADCVQIFDSWAGVLDEISFQRFSVAPTRAIVERVRAAVPGAKIIGFAKGAGPLLSAYREGTGVTAIGLDWSVPFSHAAELQRQGPVQGNLDPLRLIAGGRALEEGVDAILEALGGGPLIFNLGHGITPDAPIAHVEALLKRLRG
- a CDS encoding shikimate dehydrogenase; amino-acid sequence: MSESGARAFVTGWPIAHSRSPLIHGHWLERYGIAGRYEALAVEPQNFADFLGGLRQAGYAGGNVTIPHKEAAVAAVARRDGAAQAIGAVNTLWFEDGVLIGGNTDSYGFSANLDELLPGWRDAGEAVVLGAGGAARAVVHALIAAGIGRVRVVNRNAARAEALASAFGPAVEAHGLDREAECLRACDLLVNTRPSPKTGAGLDGDGALPELDALPGHALVTDIVYVPAVTPLLAAAAARGLRTAGGLGMLLHQAVPGFERWFGVRPEVSEALRALVTKDAGA
- the hemJ gene encoding protoporphyrinogen oxidase HemJ gives rise to the protein MIAGIGGLVLAVVLFGFVPLSASLWVTALHVVAVISWMAGMLYLPRLFVYHAEAGPGSPLSATFKVMERRLMNGIINPAMIVTWIAGLWLAWNVFAFQGGWLHAKIALVVVLSGIHGYLSASRKRFARDRNVKSARHWRILNEVPAVLMVAIVILVIVKPF
- the coaE gene encoding dephospho-CoA kinase (Dephospho-CoA kinase (CoaE) performs the final step in coenzyme A biosynthesis.), which encodes MILVGLTGSIGMGKTTAAKAFAALGMPVHSADDAVHALYAGRAAPKVESLFPGTVRDGVVDRAALGTRVLGDGEALAALEALVHPMVREEEAAFIAAERAKGTPAILLDIPLLFETGREKALDKIVVVSAPADIQRERVLSRPGMSAQKFEAILEKQMPDAEKRARADYVIDTSGPVEETRLQIEAVHQAILTVP